One window of the Entelurus aequoreus isolate RoL-2023_Sb linkage group LG18, RoL_Eaeq_v1.1, whole genome shotgun sequence genome contains the following:
- the LOC133633797 gene encoding 3-mercaptopyruvate sulfurtransferase-like isoform X3, translating into MSVQALVTSRWLVEAAKLRHKKLCILDTSWYWPKARRSAKSEFRGGHIPGSAFLDLDECCDRTSPLEHMLPSERDFADYVGRLSVDEDTHVVVYDASDFGAFSAPRAWWMFRVFGHSRVSVLDEVLSNWRREGRPVSDERVRPQPGEFKVSLNRSCVKTYQDLVDNLDSKEFQVVDGRPTGRFRGLEPEPRDNTEPGHIPGSISMPFRSFLSPSGHFLPKERLRALFSWAGVDLGRPVCVSCASAVTACHVALAAHRCGHPGVAVYDGGWSEWYARAMPENVVSEGRVGADKRETTRERTRAREKARRRHGRLKSNPKSATVTRGEC; encoded by the exons ATGAGTGTTCAGGCTTTGGTCACCTCCAGGTGGCTTGTGGAGGCCGCCAAGCTGCGCCACAAGAAACTTTGCATCCTGGACACTTCCTGGTACTGGCCCAAGGCGAGGCGCAGCGCCAAGAGCGAGTTCCGCGGCGGACACATCCCGGGTTCCGCCTTTTTGGACCTGGACGAGTGCTGTGACAGAACCTCCCCTCTGGAGCACATGCTGCCCTCCGAGCGGGACTTCGCAGACTATGTGGGCCGCCTCAGTGTGGACGAGGACACTCACGTGGTGGTGTATGACGCCAGCGACTTCGGTGCCTTCTCCGCCCCGAGGGCCTGGTGGATGTTCCGGGTGTTCGGGCACAGCCGGGTGTCGGTGCTGGACGAGGTGCTCAGCAACTGGCGGCGGGAGGGGCGGCCAGTGAGCGACGAACGGGTCAGACCTCAACCCGGCGAGTTCAAGGTCTCCCTAAACCGCAGTTGTGTCAAGACCTACCAGGACCTTGTGGATAACCTGGACTCCAAGGAGTTCCAGGTGGTGGACGGAAGGCCAACGGGCAGGTTCAGAGGATTGGAACCTGAACCTAGAGACA ACACAGAACCGGGCCACATTCCCGGCTCCATCAGCATGCCCTTTCGCTCCTTCTTGTCGCCGTCGGGCCACTTCCTACCCAAGGAAAGACTCCGGGCTCTGTTTTCCTGGGCCGGCGTCGACCTGGGCCGCCCCGTGTGCGTGTCGTGCGCCTCGGCCGTGACCGCCTGCCACGTGGCGCTGGCGGCCCACCGGTGCGGTCACCCGGGCGTGGCGGTGTACGACGGCGGCTGGTCCGAGTGGTACGCGCGCGCCATGCCTGAGAACGTGGTCTCGGAGGGTCGCG TTGGAGCTGATAAGAGAGAGACAACCCGAGAACGAACCCGAGCACGAGAGAAAGCGAGACGGAGACACggaaggctgaaaagcaacccaaaGAGCGCGACTGTCACCAGAGGCGAGTGCTGA
- the LOC133633797 gene encoding 3-mercaptopyruvate sulfurtransferase-like isoform X2, which yields MSVQALVTSRWLVEAAKLRHKKLCILDTSWYWPKARRSAKSEFRGGHIPGSAFLDLDECCDRTSPLEHMLPSERDFADYVGRLSVDEDTHVVVYDASDFGAFSAPRAWWMFRVFGHSRVSVLDEVLSNWRREGRPVSDERVRPQPGEFKVSLNRSCVKTYQDLVDNLDSKEFQVVDGRPTGRFRGLEPEPRDNTEPGHIPGSISMPFRSFLSPSGHFLPKERLRALFSWAGVDLGRPVCVSCASAVTACHVALAAHRCGHPGVAVYDGGWSEWYARAMPENVVSEGRGEVGADKRETTRERTRAREKARRRHGRLKSNPKSATVTRGEC from the exons ATGAGTGTTCAGGCTTTGGTCACCTCCAGGTGGCTTGTGGAGGCCGCCAAGCTGCGCCACAAGAAACTTTGCATCCTGGACACTTCCTGGTACTGGCCCAAGGCGAGGCGCAGCGCCAAGAGCGAGTTCCGCGGCGGACACATCCCGGGTTCCGCCTTTTTGGACCTGGACGAGTGCTGTGACAGAACCTCCCCTCTGGAGCACATGCTGCCCTCCGAGCGGGACTTCGCAGACTATGTGGGCCGCCTCAGTGTGGACGAGGACACTCACGTGGTGGTGTATGACGCCAGCGACTTCGGTGCCTTCTCCGCCCCGAGGGCCTGGTGGATGTTCCGGGTGTTCGGGCACAGCCGGGTGTCGGTGCTGGACGAGGTGCTCAGCAACTGGCGGCGGGAGGGGCGGCCAGTGAGCGACGAACGGGTCAGACCTCAACCCGGCGAGTTCAAGGTCTCCCTAAACCGCAGTTGTGTCAAGACCTACCAGGACCTTGTGGATAACCTGGACTCCAAGGAGTTCCAGGTGGTGGACGGAAGGCCAACGGGCAGGTTCAGAGGATTGGAACCTGAACCTAGAGACA ACACAGAACCGGGCCACATTCCCGGCTCCATCAGCATGCCCTTTCGCTCCTTCTTGTCGCCGTCGGGCCACTTCCTACCCAAGGAAAGACTCCGGGCTCTGTTTTCCTGGGCCGGCGTCGACCTGGGCCGCCCCGTGTGCGTGTCGTGCGCCTCGGCCGTGACCGCCTGCCACGTGGCGCTGGCGGCCCACCGGTGCGGTCACCCGGGCGTGGCGGTGTACGACGGCGGCTGGTCCGAGTGGTACGCGCGCGCCATGCCTGAGAACGTGGTCTCGGAGGGTCGCG GAGAAGTTGGAGCTGATAAGAGAGAGACAACCCGAGAACGAACCCGAGCACGAGAGAAAGCGAGACGGAGACACggaaggctgaaaagcaacccaaaGAGCGCGACTGTCACCAGAGGCGAGTGCTGA
- the LOC133633797 gene encoding 3-mercaptopyruvate sulfurtransferase-like isoform X1, translated as MSVQALVTSRWLVEAAKLRHKKLCILDTSWYWPKARRSAKSEFRGGHIPGSAFLDLDECCDRTSPLEHMLPSERDFADYVGRLSVDEDTHVVVYDASDFGAFSAPRAWWMFRVFGHSRVSVLDEVLSNWRREGRPVSDERVRPQPGEFKVSLNRSCVKTYQDLVDNLDSKEFQVVDGRPTGRFRGLEPEPRDNTEPGHIPGSISMPFRSFLSPSGHFLPKERLRALFSWAGVDLGRPVCVSCASAVTACHVALAAHRCGHPGVAVYDGGWSEWYARAMPENVVSEGRGVGEVGADKRETTRERTRAREKARRRHGRLKSNPKSATVTRGEC; from the exons ATGAGTGTTCAGGCTTTGGTCACCTCCAGGTGGCTTGTGGAGGCCGCCAAGCTGCGCCACAAGAAACTTTGCATCCTGGACACTTCCTGGTACTGGCCCAAGGCGAGGCGCAGCGCCAAGAGCGAGTTCCGCGGCGGACACATCCCGGGTTCCGCCTTTTTGGACCTGGACGAGTGCTGTGACAGAACCTCCCCTCTGGAGCACATGCTGCCCTCCGAGCGGGACTTCGCAGACTATGTGGGCCGCCTCAGTGTGGACGAGGACACTCACGTGGTGGTGTATGACGCCAGCGACTTCGGTGCCTTCTCCGCCCCGAGGGCCTGGTGGATGTTCCGGGTGTTCGGGCACAGCCGGGTGTCGGTGCTGGACGAGGTGCTCAGCAACTGGCGGCGGGAGGGGCGGCCAGTGAGCGACGAACGGGTCAGACCTCAACCCGGCGAGTTCAAGGTCTCCCTAAACCGCAGTTGTGTCAAGACCTACCAGGACCTTGTGGATAACCTGGACTCCAAGGAGTTCCAGGTGGTGGACGGAAGGCCAACGGGCAGGTTCAGAGGATTGGAACCTGAACCTAGAGACA ACACAGAACCGGGCCACATTCCCGGCTCCATCAGCATGCCCTTTCGCTCCTTCTTGTCGCCGTCGGGCCACTTCCTACCCAAGGAAAGACTCCGGGCTCTGTTTTCCTGGGCCGGCGTCGACCTGGGCCGCCCCGTGTGCGTGTCGTGCGCCTCGGCCGTGACCGCCTGCCACGTGGCGCTGGCGGCCCACCGGTGCGGTCACCCGGGCGTGGCGGTGTACGACGGCGGCTGGTCCGAGTGGTACGCGCGCGCCATGCCTGAGAACGTGGTCTCGGAGGGTCGCG GGGTAGGAGAAGTTGGAGCTGATAAGAGAGAGACAACCCGAGAACGAACCCGAGCACGAGAGAAAGCGAGACGGAGACACggaaggctgaaaagcaacccaaaGAGCGCGACTGTCACCAGAGGCGAGTGCTGA
- the LOC133633797 gene encoding 3-mercaptopyruvate sulfurtransferase-like isoform X4, with translation MSVQALVTSRWLVEAAKLRHKKLCILDTSWYWPKARRSAKSEFRGGHIPGSAFLDLDECCDRTSPLEHMLPSERDFADYVGRLSVDEDTHVVVYDASDFGAFSAPRAWWMFRVFGHSRVSVLDEVLSNWRREGRPVSDERVRPQPGEFKVSLNRSCVKTYQDLVDNLDSKEFQVVDGRPTGRFRGLEPEPRDNTEPGHIPGSISMPFRSFLSPSGHFLPKERLRALFSWAGVDLGRPVCVSCASAVTACHVALAAHRCGHPGVAVYDGGWSEWYARAMPENVVSEGRGKHLCLTGM, from the exons ATGAGTGTTCAGGCTTTGGTCACCTCCAGGTGGCTTGTGGAGGCCGCCAAGCTGCGCCACAAGAAACTTTGCATCCTGGACACTTCCTGGTACTGGCCCAAGGCGAGGCGCAGCGCCAAGAGCGAGTTCCGCGGCGGACACATCCCGGGTTCCGCCTTTTTGGACCTGGACGAGTGCTGTGACAGAACCTCCCCTCTGGAGCACATGCTGCCCTCCGAGCGGGACTTCGCAGACTATGTGGGCCGCCTCAGTGTGGACGAGGACACTCACGTGGTGGTGTATGACGCCAGCGACTTCGGTGCCTTCTCCGCCCCGAGGGCCTGGTGGATGTTCCGGGTGTTCGGGCACAGCCGGGTGTCGGTGCTGGACGAGGTGCTCAGCAACTGGCGGCGGGAGGGGCGGCCAGTGAGCGACGAACGGGTCAGACCTCAACCCGGCGAGTTCAAGGTCTCCCTAAACCGCAGTTGTGTCAAGACCTACCAGGACCTTGTGGATAACCTGGACTCCAAGGAGTTCCAGGTGGTGGACGGAAGGCCAACGGGCAGGTTCAGAGGATTGGAACCTGAACCTAGAGACA ACACAGAACCGGGCCACATTCCCGGCTCCATCAGCATGCCCTTTCGCTCCTTCTTGTCGCCGTCGGGCCACTTCCTACCCAAGGAAAGACTCCGGGCTCTGTTTTCCTGGGCCGGCGTCGACCTGGGCCGCCCCGTGTGCGTGTCGTGCGCCTCGGCCGTGACCGCCTGCCACGTGGCGCTGGCGGCCCACCGGTGCGGTCACCCGGGCGTGGCGGTGTACGACGGCGGCTGGTCCGAGTGGTACGCGCGCGCCATGCCTGAGAACGTGGTCTCGGAGGGTCGCGGTAAGCACCTGTGCTTGACTGGAATGTGA
- the rps19bp1 gene encoding ribosomal protein S19 binding protein 1, which produces MSASLVRRGLELLSKDIKSDMRGKKKKKPPTPSSATVRTLVSTKRQGVTRQVKRLQGRLGPGKSKATVKDKRIKCVVEEFRKKQRKSLMKQNLKFLMRDGFKATMSDTLKIQSYNTGRQSCNHLNEDPQTPKDTPVFTEEEFEHFQREYFGAKKNS; this is translated from the exons ATGTCGGCGTCGTTGGTCAGGAGAGGACTGGAGCTGCTGAGCAAAGACATCAAAA GTGACATGagggggaagaagaagaagaagccgcCCACGCCCAGCTCCGCCACAGTGAGGACGCTGGTGAGCACCAAGCGGCAGGGCGTGACCAGGCAGGTCAAGCGGCTGCAGGGGCGCCTTGGTCCCGGCAAGAGCAAAGCCACGGTCAAAGACAAGAGGATCAAGTGTGTTGTGG AGGAGTTCCGAAAGAAACAGCGGAAAAGTCTGATGAAGCAGAACCTCAAATTCCTGATGAGAGATGGATTTAAAGCCACCATGTCAGACACGTTGAAG ATCCAGAGCTACAACACAGGACGGCAGTCCTGCAATCATCTCAACGAGGATCCTCAGACTCCCAAAGACACGCCGGTGTTCACGGAGGAGGAGTTTGAGCACTTCCAGAGGGAATATTTTGGCGCAAAGAAAAATAGTTGA